GTTTATGAAAAACCAATTGACAGAATTGTTGACCAACTATGGCGAGATTTCTACGATTTGGTTTGATGGCCACTGGGATCAACTCGACAACGACCATGATAAAACCTTACAATCAAAAATTGACTGGAAATATGATGAAATATATGGATTGATTCACAAACTACAACCTCGCTGTTTGATTGGTAATAATCACCATTTGTTGCCATTGCCAGGAGAAGATTTCCAAATGTTTGAAAGAGATTTGCCAGGGGAAAATAAATCGGGATTGAGCGGACAAGAAATAGGTCGTTTGCCATTAGAAGCCTGTGAAACCCTCAACGGTGCTTGGGGATTTAATATTAAAGATAACAATTATAAATCACCCAAAGAGTTGGTCGACTATTTGGTAAGAGCCGCAGGTTATGGGTCTAATTTCTTGTTGAATGTTGGGCCAATGCCCAATGGCGAAATTCAACCCGAATTTGTTGAGCGTCTAGCCAAAGTAGGTGACTTTATGAAGGTATACGGCGAAACTATCTATGGTACAAAAGGAGGTTTTGTTCGTCCGCAAGAGTGGGGGGCAGTTACCGAAAAAGGAAATAAAGTATATGTTCACTTACTCAACCAAAAAGAAGATAAATTTTTATTGAAAGTACCTTTTGCTATCAAATCAGCCAAATACTTTAAAGGTGGCACTGCCGTAAAGTTTCAAAAACTAGACAACGGTTTTTATGTGTTTGATATAAATTCAGCCCAACGTGATAGTTTAGACACGGTAATTGAATTAGAAAAATAGTGTTTTTCAGAGCGTAAATACAGCTAGATACTTTACGCTCTGCTTTTACTATACCCAAATCTGAAAAACTAATAACTATGAATAATCAATTGAACCGAAGAGAATTTATGAAAAATACAGGTGTTTTGGCTGGTGCAGGCATGATAAGAGGCACCTCTAAGCCTGTAATGCCCAAAGTGGGCGAAGTGATTATTGGGCACAACTCGCATCGCTACAAGGTAGTGGCAGGATGGGGTATACTAGACGCTGGCAAAAATCCCGTAAACGACTGTCATGAAATGGTCGAAGATGCCAAGGGGCGTTTGATTATGTGTACCAACGAAACCAAAAACAATATCGTGATTTATGACAAATCGGGTAAGCTATTAGACACTTGGGGCACTACTTACCCAGGAGCACATGGCCTTACTATTTTTAATGAAGGGGGCGAGCAGTTTTTACTGATATGCGACAATGCTCGACATCAGGTAATCAAAACAGATTTGAAAGGAAAAGTGATTTTCAAAATTGAATATCCCAAAGAAACGGGTGTTTACGATGCTCCTAACCAGTTTGTTCCAACCGAAACGGCCGTCAATCCTAAAAATGGCGATATTTATGTAGCCGATGGATATGGCTCACAATATATTATTCAGTACGATGCCAAAGGACGCTATATTAGGCATTTTGGAGGTGCTTCTAATGAATACACCGACGATAAATTTAATTGCTGTCATGGGGTTTTGGTAGATACCCGTGACAAGGCAAATCCAACCTTGCTTATTACCGACCGCATGAATAACTGTTGGAAACGGTTTACGCTCGATGGAAAATTCTTGACGGTATATCATTTGCCCGGTACTTATATCTGTAGGCCAGTATTGCATGGCGACTATGTATTTGGGGCAGCATTTAGAAGTGGCGATAGCTCGTGGAATAATTCGGGATATATACAGGTACTAGATAAAAACATGAAGGTGGTGTCTACGCCTGGTGGGTCAGTGCCTACGTATAAAGATGGCGTTTTGCAACGTCAACACAAAGATGACCCCCATAATGTATTTATGCACCCCCATGACGTATATGTAGATTCCGACGAAAATATCTATATTCCTCAATGGAATTCTCAAAAAACATATCCCATCAAGCTTGAAAGATTAGCATAATAGTATTTACTTATTTTCAAATTGTAATTAGCATATCAATGATTGTATTACAAACCACTGCCCCGTCCGACTGGGCAATGTTTTTTGGTCATTTTCATCCAGTAGTTGTGCATTTGCCTATTGGTATATTAATGATAGCCGCTATTTTAGAATACCTATCACGCCGTAAAGGGCTTGAGGCTCTTCAACCAGCCATTATACCGATTCTACTTTGGGGAACGGCCTTTGCTATTATTTCGTGTATTTTTGGTTGGTTATTATCGCTATCAGGCGAATACGATGAAAATACCCTCTTTTTACATCAGTGGATGGGTATAGGTGTAGCCTTAACGGCCTTGGCGGCTTGGTATATCAAAAAGCATTGGATGAGCGACCACACCATGCAAAAAACCTATTATCCTGTTTTAGCTCTTATTGTTATTCTTCTTACTGGTACAGGACATTTAGGAGGCAATATGACACATGGCGAAGACTACCTCTACGCATACACCCCTGAGCCATTTAGAAGCTTGGCGGGTTTGCCACCACGAAAAAACGCTGGCCCCAAGAAAATTGAGAATATCAACGAGGCTTTGGTGTACCAAGATGTAGTAGCCCCTATTATGGAACAAAAATGCTGGTCATGCCATAATGCCAATAAAATAAAGGGTGGTTTGCGTATGGATAAAGAAGATTTGTTGATGAAAGGTGGCGAACACGGTGCTATTATCAAAGCAGGAAATCCTACAGAAAGCGAGTTGCTCAAACGCCTCTTGTTACCCGCC
The DNA window shown above is from Flectobacillus major DSM 103 and carries:
- a CDS encoding alpha-L-fucosidase, giving the protein MKKVSVLSVLLTLLLVVNLFAQTYTPTADNLKAREEFDQARFGMFIHWGASSVLGDGEWVMNNKNIKVVDYHKLQRAFNPVDFDAKTWVSIAKNAGMKYITLITRHHDGFSNFHTKYSDWGIANTPFKRDIVKEIADECHRQGIKICLYYSLLDWYRNDYPYETGKTGKGTGRTQKSDYASYLQFMKNQLTELLTNYGEISTIWFDGHWDQLDNDHDKTLQSKIDWKYDEIYGLIHKLQPRCLIGNNHHLLPLPGEDFQMFERDLPGENKSGLSGQEIGRLPLEACETLNGAWGFNIKDNNYKSPKELVDYLVRAAGYGSNFLLNVGPMPNGEIQPEFVERLAKVGDFMKVYGETIYGTKGGFVRPQEWGAVTEKGNKVYVHLLNQKEDKFLLKVPFAIKSAKYFKGGTAVKFQKLDNGFYVFDINSAQRDSLDTVIELEK
- a CDS encoding peptidylglycine monooxygenase, which produces MNNQLNRREFMKNTGVLAGAGMIRGTSKPVMPKVGEVIIGHNSHRYKVVAGWGILDAGKNPVNDCHEMVEDAKGRLIMCTNETKNNIVIYDKSGKLLDTWGTTYPGAHGLTIFNEGGEQFLLICDNARHQVIKTDLKGKVIFKIEYPKETGVYDAPNQFVPTETAVNPKNGDIYVADGYGSQYIIQYDAKGRYIRHFGGASNEYTDDKFNCCHGVLVDTRDKANPTLLITDRMNNCWKRFTLDGKFLTVYHLPGTYICRPVLHGDYVFGAAFRSGDSSWNNSGYIQVLDKNMKVVSTPGGSVPTYKDGVLQRQHKDDPHNVFMHPHDVYVDSDENIYIPQWNSQKTYPIKLERLA